Proteins from a genomic interval of Brachybacterium vulturis:
- a CDS encoding class II fumarate hydratase, whose product MNQSTPAAQQDGYRIEHDTMGEIRVPASALYRAQTQRAVENFPISGQGLEPAHIHALAQVKKAAARANQELGVLDGTIADAIVAAADAVIAGEHDDQFPVDTYQTGSGTSSNMNMNEVLATLATNAGVDTHPNDHVNCSQSSNDVFPTSVHVAVTQGVVEQLLPALAHLAESLETKAEAWKAVVKSGRTHLMDATPVTLGQEFGGYAASIRYGIERVEAALPRTAEVPQGGTAVGTGINTPLGFPQKVIANLVEQTDLPLTEARNHFEAQSGRDGLVEMSGALRTIAVSLTKICNDVRWMGSGPNTGLGEISIPDLQPGSSIMPGKVNPVIPEAVLMVCAKVIGNDAAIAWGGAQGSFELNVQIPLMGTSLLESVRLLANSSTVLADKTVDGLVANEEKARFYAEASPSIVTPLNKLIGYESAAKIAKHAVAERVPVREAVIALGFVERGELTEAQLDEALDVLSMTAPKA is encoded by the coding sequence ATGAACCAGTCCACGCCCGCCGCGCAGCAGGACGGCTACCGCATCGAGCACGACACCATGGGTGAGATCCGAGTTCCCGCCTCGGCCCTGTACCGGGCACAGACCCAGCGTGCGGTGGAGAACTTCCCGATCTCCGGCCAGGGCCTGGAGCCCGCACACATCCACGCCCTCGCCCAGGTGAAGAAGGCCGCCGCCCGCGCCAACCAGGAGCTCGGGGTGCTGGATGGGACCATCGCCGACGCGATCGTCGCCGCCGCCGATGCCGTGATCGCCGGTGAGCACGACGACCAGTTCCCGGTGGACACCTACCAGACCGGTTCCGGCACCAGCTCGAACATGAACATGAACGAGGTGCTCGCGACCCTCGCCACGAACGCCGGTGTGGACACCCACCCCAACGACCACGTCAACTGCTCGCAGTCCTCGAACGACGTGTTCCCCACCTCCGTGCACGTCGCGGTCACCCAGGGCGTCGTCGAGCAGCTGCTGCCCGCGCTCGCCCACCTCGCCGAGTCCCTGGAGACGAAGGCCGAGGCATGGAAGGCCGTGGTGAAGTCCGGCCGCACCCACCTCATGGACGCCACCCCGGTCACCCTCGGCCAGGAGTTCGGCGGCTACGCGGCCTCGATCCGCTACGGCATCGAGCGCGTCGAGGCGGCACTGCCCCGCACCGCGGAGGTCCCCCAGGGCGGCACCGCAGTGGGCACCGGCATCAACACCCCGCTCGGCTTCCCCCAGAAGGTCATCGCGAACCTGGTCGAGCAGACCGACCTGCCGCTGACCGAGGCCCGCAACCACTTCGAGGCGCAGTCGGGCCGTGACGGCCTGGTGGAGATGTCCGGTGCCCTGCGCACCATCGCCGTCTCCCTCACCAAGATCTGCAACGACGTGCGCTGGATGGGTTCCGGCCCGAACACGGGGCTCGGCGAGATCTCCATCCCGGACCTGCAGCCGGGCTCCTCGATCATGCCGGGCAAGGTCAACCCCGTGATCCCCGAGGCCGTGCTGATGGTGTGCGCGAAGGTCATCGGCAACGACGCGGCGATCGCCTGGGGCGGTGCACAGGGCTCCTTCGAGCTGAACGTGCAGATCCCGCTGATGGGCACCAGCCTGCTGGAATCGGTCCGCCTGCTCGCCAATTCCTCCACCGTGCTGGCGGACAAGACCGTCGACGGTCTGGTCGCCAACGAGGAGAAGGCCCGCTTCTACGCCGAGGCCTCCCCCTCGATCGTCACCCCGCTGAACAAGCTGATCGGTTACGAGTCCGCGGCGAAGATCGCCAAGCACGCCGTCGCCGAGCGGGTCCCGGTGCGCGAGGCCGTGATCGCGCTGGGCTTCGTCGAGCGCGGCGAGCTCACCGAGGCGCAGCTGGACGAGGCGCTGGACGTGCTGTCGATGACGGCTCCGAAGGCCTGA
- a CDS encoding carbohydrate kinase family protein — MTTTFLIVGEALTDIVVDVDGAHREHPGGSPMNVAVALSRLGHDAQLLTRIGDDARGDAIREHLEASGVRLTPGSSVAAPTSTALARLDANGAATYEFDLVWDPQPVGLPERVDAVHISSIGAVLEPGAATVRDTLRRYRETATISYDPNARPTLMGAPELVRAEIEASIALSDVVKASDEDVAWLYGTDDVEDVVDSWRELGPALTVLTRGAEGAVGFSPSGRVQVSPVIVDAVDTVGAGDTFSAGILDALAAKGLLGAEKRPALAALPNDEIADVLQRAAALAAITVSRAGANPPWSHELA; from the coding sequence GTGACCACGACATTCCTCATCGTCGGAGAAGCGCTCACGGACATCGTCGTCGACGTCGACGGCGCGCATCGAGAGCACCCCGGCGGATCCCCCATGAACGTGGCCGTGGCGCTCAGCCGCCTCGGTCACGATGCCCAGCTGCTCACCCGCATCGGCGATGACGCTCGCGGAGACGCGATCCGGGAACACCTGGAGGCCTCCGGAGTCCGCCTCACCCCGGGCAGCTCCGTGGCGGCGCCGACGTCGACCGCCCTGGCCCGGCTCGATGCCAACGGCGCCGCGACCTACGAGTTCGACCTCGTCTGGGATCCGCAGCCCGTCGGCCTGCCCGAACGGGTCGACGCCGTGCACATCTCATCGATCGGCGCGGTGCTCGAGCCCGGTGCCGCGACGGTGCGCGACACCCTGCGCCGGTACCGGGAGACCGCCACCATCAGCTACGACCCCAATGCGCGCCCCACCCTGATGGGCGCCCCGGAGCTCGTGCGCGCCGAGATCGAGGCGAGCATCGCGCTCAGCGACGTGGTGAAGGCCTCCGACGAGGACGTGGCCTGGCTGTACGGCACTGACGACGTGGAGGACGTCGTCGACTCCTGGCGCGAGCTGGGACCGGCGCTGACCGTCCTGACTCGCGGCGCCGAGGGTGCCGTCGGCTTCTCCCCGAGCGGCCGTGTGCAGGTCTCCCCCGTCATCGTCGACGCGGTCGACACCGTCGGTGCCGGGGACACGTTCTCCGCCGGGATCCTCGATGCGCTGGCGGCGAAGGGCCTGCTGGGCGCAGAGAAGCGCCCTGCCCTCGCCGCACTGCCCAACGACGAGATCGCCGACGTGCTGCAGCGCGCCGCAGCCCTCGCAGCGATCACCGTCTCCCGGGCCGGCGCCAATCCGCCGTGGAGCCACGAGCTCGCCTGA
- a CDS encoding DUF4245 family protein → MHDADHETPEAPERTPAARTDEPGSPIDEPAPQPKSAYELPSKKNTVLRNMVWALLLTMAVVVVVGIAFFGVGSQPEREPLANSELDVAASAERAQAVAPFPVAVPAVGEEWTERSARFTAGANPRWTIEYTSPDGQLVTLVEESELGASMLSAAIPGSTVEEELELGGATCSLLRGEQATAERGIACEGAEWGFVVHGNADRAALQQIASAAITSLE, encoded by the coding sequence ATGCACGATGCCGACCACGAGACCCCCGAGGCGCCGGAGCGGACGCCGGCCGCGCGGACCGACGAGCCCGGATCACCGATCGACGAGCCCGCCCCGCAGCCGAAGTCCGCGTACGAGCTGCCGTCGAAGAAGAACACCGTCCTGCGCAACATGGTGTGGGCGCTGCTGTTGACGATGGCGGTGGTGGTCGTGGTCGGTATCGCCTTCTTCGGCGTGGGCAGCCAGCCCGAGCGGGAACCGCTGGCGAACTCCGAGCTGGACGTGGCCGCGAGCGCGGAGCGCGCCCAGGCCGTCGCACCCTTCCCCGTCGCGGTGCCCGCCGTGGGGGAGGAGTGGACCGAGCGCTCCGCCCGGTTCACCGCAGGGGCGAATCCGCGGTGGACGATCGAGTACACCTCGCCGGACGGTCAGCTGGTGACGCTGGTCGAGGAGTCCGAGCTCGGAGCCTCGATGCTCTCGGCGGCGATCCCGGGCAGCACCGTCGAGGAGGAGCTCGAGCTCGGGGGCGCCACCTGCAGCCTGCTGCGCGGCGAGCAGGCTACCGCAGAGCGTGGCATCGCCTGCGAGGGCGCGGAGTGGGGCTTCGTGGTCCACGGGAACGCGGACCGGGCAGCGCTTCAGCAGATCGCGAGCGCGGCGATCACCTCGCTCGAGTGA
- a CDS encoding exodeoxyribonuclease VII small subunit codes for MTPTSSPENDLTAVEGDPRDAQSGTVTPAEGAQPLPADIAELSYESARDQLVEVVRRLESGQGGLEDSIGLWERGEMLARRCQQWLDGARERLDDAVAARRSADSAAE; via the coding sequence ATGACCCCGACCAGCAGCCCCGAGAACGATCTCACCGCCGTCGAGGGCGATCCCCGCGACGCGCAGTCCGGCACCGTCACCCCTGCCGAGGGCGCGCAGCCGCTGCCCGCGGACATCGCCGAGCTGTCCTACGAGTCCGCCCGCGACCAGCTCGTCGAGGTGGTGCGGCGCCTGGAGTCCGGGCAGGGCGGGCTCGAGGATTCGATCGGGCTGTGGGAGCGCGGGGAGATGCTCGCCCGCCGCTGCCAGCAGTGGCTCGATGGTGCTCGGGAGCGGCTGGACGATGCGGTGGCAGCCCGCCGCTCTGCGGATTCCGCGGCGGAGTAG
- the xseA gene encoding exodeoxyribonuclease VII large subunit — protein sequence MTQTSSGPDADSAATPRPAPAATAAQTTAENPWPLRQLSVKVGEYVARMSPLWVEGEIVQLNRRPGAGLSFMTLRDIDVDMSFSVPVREHVLRALPVEPVPGARVVVHAKPTFWTKRGSLQLEADDIRPVGLGELLARLEQLKRVLSAEGLFAASRKQQLPFLPRTVGLICGRESAAERDVVVNARRRWPAVQFEIREVAVQGTKAVREVSAALRELDGLEHVDVIIISRGGGSLEDLLPFSDEQLTRLVAGARTPIVSAIGHEVDTPLIDLAADVRASTPTDAAKRVVPDIVAEVEQLELGRTRLRAAIRARIEREQSALDATRSRPVLENPSTILAGRADEIRSRIALARTLIGSRLDRAADEIDHLGSQVRSLSPLATLERGYAVVQDADGSIVRSPEQPQIGQPLSVRVAGGRFGVERTATDPYSPPARPAAPQQSHRPPQTAQPETTEES from the coding sequence ATGACGCAGACCTCCTCCGGCCCGGATGCGGACAGCGCCGCGACGCCGCGGCCTGCCCCAGCCGCCACCGCCGCGCAGACCACGGCGGAGAATCCCTGGCCCCTGCGGCAGCTGTCGGTGAAGGTCGGGGAGTACGTGGCGCGGATGTCGCCGCTCTGGGTCGAGGGCGAGATCGTCCAGCTCAACCGACGTCCCGGAGCCGGGCTGAGCTTCATGACCCTGCGCGACATCGACGTGGACATGTCCTTCTCGGTCCCGGTGCGCGAGCACGTGCTGCGCGCCCTGCCCGTCGAGCCGGTCCCGGGGGCGCGCGTGGTGGTCCATGCGAAGCCGACCTTCTGGACCAAGCGCGGCAGCCTCCAGCTCGAGGCCGATGACATCCGCCCGGTGGGGCTGGGCGAGCTGCTGGCCCGGCTCGAGCAGCTCAAGCGCGTGCTCTCCGCCGAAGGGCTGTTCGCCGCCTCCCGCAAGCAGCAGCTGCCCTTCCTCCCGCGCACCGTCGGGCTGATCTGCGGGCGCGAATCCGCTGCGGAGCGCGACGTGGTCGTCAACGCCCGGCGGCGCTGGCCAGCGGTGCAGTTCGAGATCCGCGAGGTCGCGGTGCAGGGCACGAAGGCGGTGCGGGAGGTCTCTGCGGCGCTGCGCGAGCTGGACGGGCTCGAGCACGTCGACGTCATCATCATCTCCCGCGGCGGCGGCTCCCTCGAGGACCTGCTCCCCTTCTCCGACGAGCAGCTCACCCGCCTGGTCGCGGGGGCGAGGACCCCGATCGTCTCCGCGATCGGCCACGAGGTCGACACCCCGCTGATCGACCTCGCCGCGGATGTGCGCGCCTCCACCCCCACCGATGCCGCCAAGCGCGTGGTCCCTGACATCGTCGCCGAGGTCGAGCAGCTGGAGCTGGGCCGCACCCGGCTGCGGGCCGCGATCCGGGCCCGGATCGAGCGGGAGCAGTCGGCGCTGGACGCGACGCGCTCCCGGCCCGTGCTGGAGAACCCCTCCACGATCCTCGCCGGTAGGGCCGACGAGATCCGTTCACGGATCGCCCTGGCGCGCACCCTGATCGGGTCCCGCTTGGATCGCGCAGCCGATGAGATCGACCATCTGGGCTCTCAGGTGCGCTCGCTCAGCCCGCTGGCGACCCTCGAGCGCGGCTACGCCGTGGTCCAGGACGCGGACGGCTCGATCGTCCGCTCCCCCGAGCAGCCGCAGATCGGCCAGCCGCTCTCGGTGCGGGTGGCCGGGGGCCGCTTCGGAGTGGAGCGCACCGCGACCGATCCGTACTCCCCGCCGGCACGGCCCGCTGCTCCGCAGCAGTCGCACCGGCCCCCACAGACCGCACAGCCCGAGACCACCGAGGAGTCCTGA
- a CDS encoding 4-hydroxy-3-methylbut-2-enyl diphosphate reductase, translating into MGGVSTGTVLLAEPRGYCAGVDRAVVAVERALEHYDETIYVRHEIVHNKFVVDRLKEKGAVFVEEVDEIPEGALVIFSAHGISPKVREMAEERNLRTIDATCPLVTKVHKEAVRFARQDYDILLVGHTGHEEVEGTAGEAPDHVQVVNSPDDVDKVTVRDPERVVWLSQTTLSVDETMETVDKLRERFPTLQSPPSDDICYATQNRQVAIKKIAPDADLVLVVGSPNSSNSVRLMEVAKEAGARASHRIDSVHELRDEWFDGVGTVGVTSGASVPDVLVQQLLNVLAERGYGDVKPVRTATEDLMFSLPRELRQEMKNRGAVDSRTKPTGQAATAES; encoded by the coding sequence ATGGGAGGCGTGAGCACCGGAACAGTCCTTCTTGCCGAGCCGCGCGGCTACTGCGCGGGAGTCGACCGCGCCGTCGTCGCCGTCGAACGCGCCCTGGAGCACTACGACGAGACGATCTACGTGCGCCACGAGATCGTGCACAACAAATTCGTCGTGGACCGCCTGAAGGAGAAGGGCGCCGTGTTCGTCGAGGAGGTCGACGAGATCCCCGAGGGTGCGCTCGTCATCTTCTCCGCCCACGGCATCTCCCCGAAGGTCCGCGAGATGGCCGAGGAGCGCAACCTGCGCACCATCGACGCCACCTGCCCCCTGGTCACCAAGGTCCACAAGGAGGCGGTGCGCTTCGCCCGCCAGGACTACGACATCCTGCTGGTGGGCCACACGGGCCACGAGGAGGTCGAGGGCACCGCCGGCGAGGCCCCCGATCACGTGCAGGTCGTCAACTCTCCCGATGACGTCGACAAGGTGACCGTCCGCGACCCCGAGCGGGTCGTGTGGCTCTCGCAGACCACCCTGAGCGTCGACGAGACGATGGAGACGGTCGACAAGCTCCGCGAGCGCTTCCCGACGCTGCAATCCCCGCCCAGCGACGACATCTGCTACGCCACCCAGAACCGTCAGGTCGCGATCAAGAAGATCGCCCCGGACGCGGATCTGGTGCTGGTGGTGGGCTCGCCGAACTCCTCGAACTCCGTGCGACTGATGGAGGTCGCCAAGGAGGCCGGGGCCAGGGCCTCCCACCGCATCGACTCGGTCCACGAGCTGCGCGACGAGTGGTTCGATGGCGTCGGGACCGTGGGCGTGACCTCCGGTGCGTCGGTGCCGGACGTCCTGGTCCAGCAGCTGCTGAATGTCCTCGCCGAGCGCGGCTACGGGGACGTGAAGCCGGTGCGCACCGCCACCGAGGACCTCATGTTCTCCCTCCCGCGCGAGCTGCGCCAGGAGATGAAGAACCGCGGCGCCGTCGACAGCCGCACGAAGCCGACCGGCCAGGCCGCCACCGCGGAGTCCTGA
- a CDS encoding TIGR02677 family protein, whose protein sequence is MKDPAPDTESEAGTSRAESGPVDYGPFAYLSTPNAALYRRIMRVLMAEKERFTVHVRPEQVSAALARDGADPVEEDMVGEALERLAQPAWGNLLGFPDSSRVTALEDFYRRRMLYQLSHEGEAAERALVQYDAALGTRGALQSVALEDIVVLLTNLRDTVSAQEADRPVDAAVAHQTLRSLRERFVELAENAMAFMGSMQRTIDLHDADVEAFLAYKEELIAYLERFIHDLLTRGARISELLDAIPEEGVHFLAGLAADRESADAAPGAAQVERARIRRTWLRQWSGLAEWFVSTPVRESEAKLLRARARAAIPALLAVVRALHERSGGRTDRTQDFLTLATWFAALPADEDRHRLWRSAFGLAPVRHLSLTSATEDAWAEAELSTTTPWAQAPPVEISPQLRRSGSYERRGRATRVTDRTEAKRMLAERARQEAEQTAAARRRILTAGPRPMSAFGELEPDAFRLFLGLLGDALAAMGPTATTAQVHTSDGELTVILTRLPGAATMEISTPDGEFSGPDHLVDIASTLDVGEVGDGCLPAGGVDPSALEAHAREVCA, encoded by the coding sequence ATGAAAGATCCCGCGCCCGATACGGAGTCAGAGGCCGGCACCTCCCGCGCCGAGAGCGGACCGGTCGACTACGGACCCTTCGCGTATCTCAGCACACCCAACGCCGCGCTGTACCGGCGCATCATGCGGGTGCTGATGGCTGAGAAGGAGAGGTTCACGGTCCACGTCCGTCCCGAGCAGGTATCCGCCGCGCTCGCACGCGACGGCGCCGATCCCGTCGAGGAGGACATGGTCGGCGAGGCGTTGGAGAGGCTGGCCCAGCCGGCATGGGGCAATCTGCTCGGCTTCCCCGACTCGAGCCGCGTCACGGCGCTGGAGGACTTCTATCGGCGGCGGATGCTGTACCAGCTCTCGCACGAGGGTGAGGCGGCGGAGCGTGCCCTGGTCCAGTACGACGCTGCGCTCGGCACTCGGGGCGCGCTCCAGTCGGTCGCGCTGGAGGACATCGTGGTGCTCCTGACCAATCTCCGCGACACCGTCAGCGCCCAGGAGGCCGACCGGCCGGTGGACGCGGCCGTCGCTCACCAGACGCTGCGCAGCCTGCGGGAACGATTCGTCGAACTGGCCGAGAACGCCATGGCCTTCATGGGATCGATGCAGCGCACCATCGACCTGCACGACGCGGATGTCGAGGCCTTCCTCGCCTACAAGGAAGAGCTCATCGCCTATCTGGAGCGGTTCATCCATGATCTGCTCACCCGCGGCGCCCGGATCAGCGAGCTGCTCGACGCGATCCCGGAGGAGGGCGTGCACTTCCTCGCCGGCCTCGCCGCAGACCGTGAATCGGCCGATGCCGCGCCGGGAGCGGCGCAGGTCGAACGCGCACGGATCCGCCGCACATGGCTGCGGCAGTGGTCGGGCCTGGCCGAATGGTTCGTCAGCACGCCCGTGCGGGAGAGCGAGGCGAAGCTGCTGCGGGCCCGTGCCCGCGCCGCCATCCCGGCGCTGCTCGCCGTCGTGCGTGCCCTGCACGAGAGGTCCGGCGGTCGCACCGATCGGACCCAGGACTTCCTCACCCTGGCGACGTGGTTCGCAGCGCTCCCCGCGGATGAGGACCGGCACCGGCTATGGCGCTCCGCCTTCGGCCTGGCACCGGTGCGGCACCTGAGCCTCACCTCCGCCACCGAGGATGCCTGGGCGGAGGCCGAGCTGAGCACCACGACCCCATGGGCGCAGGCCCCACCGGTGGAGATCAGCCCGCAGCTGCGGCGGAGCGGATCCTACGAGCGCCGTGGCAGGGCGACGCGGGTCACCGACCGGACCGAGGCGAAACGGATGCTCGCGGAGCGGGCGCGCCAGGAGGCGGAGCAGACGGCGGCGGCGCGCCGCCGGATCCTCACCGCCGGTCCCCGGCCGATGTCCGCCTTCGGCGAGCTCGAGCCCGATGCGTTCCGGCTCTTCCTCGGCCTGCTCGGGGACGCCCTGGCCGCGATGGGGCCGACGGCCACCACCGCGCAGGTGCACACCTCCGACGGGGAGCTCACGGTCATCCTCACCCGGCTCCCCGGCGCCGCCACCATGGAGATCTCCACGCCGGACGGCGAATTCTCCGGGCCCGACCATCTCGTCGACATCGCCTCGACGCTCGACGTCGGCGAGGTCGGCGACGGGTGCCTGCCTGCCGGCGGTGTCGACCCCTCCGCTCTCGAGGCTCACGCCCGGGAGGTCTGCGCATGA
- a CDS encoding TIGR02678 family protein — translation MSRLDIAPSIAGALEARDAEGRRRVLRALLARPVLRAQSHGELFRAARRHADTLRTWFERETGWRLVLESQTVRLQTSYVPHGPTAVAVAERHPARGRRGDPPFTRRRYVLLCLALAVLERSDPQISLGRLAEQIILAARQPGLGGLEFTLGTREERSDLVAAIRLLLGYGVLARVAGDEESYVAAGGDALYDVDRRVLATMLSTTHGPGLVGAALGPTPSIEQIETALHQPPPAYTDEETTRRLRHAVTRRLLCDPVVYYDELPEDERSYLVGQRVQLTRRLAAATGLVPEMRAEGIALVDPEDQLTDVRMPEQGTDGHATLLLAEQLAASGPADVATLRRRVKRLAEENATYWRRTTQEPGAETTIVTGALDRLVGLGLVRVTGEGAEALVEPLPALRRFAVTAPTITNRNPR, via the coding sequence ATGAGCCGCTTGGACATCGCGCCCAGCATCGCGGGCGCACTGGAGGCCCGGGACGCCGAGGGCCGCCGCCGCGTGCTGCGGGCGCTGCTGGCCCGCCCCGTCCTGCGGGCACAGAGCCACGGCGAGCTGTTCCGCGCGGCCCGCCGCCACGCTGACACGCTGAGGACGTGGTTCGAGCGCGAAACCGGATGGCGGCTGGTGCTCGAATCGCAGACCGTCCGCCTGCAGACCTCCTACGTCCCGCACGGGCCCACCGCCGTCGCCGTCGCCGAGCGGCACCCGGCCCGCGGCCGCAGAGGCGATCCGCCCTTCACCCGGCGCCGGTACGTCCTGCTCTGCCTCGCCCTGGCCGTCCTCGAACGTTCCGATCCGCAAATCTCCCTCGGACGACTCGCCGAACAGATCATCCTCGCCGCCCGCCAGCCCGGACTGGGCGGTCTGGAGTTCACCCTCGGCACCCGGGAGGAACGCTCCGATCTGGTCGCGGCGATCCGGCTGCTGCTGGGCTACGGGGTGCTCGCGCGGGTCGCCGGTGACGAGGAGTCCTATGTCGCGGCCGGCGGCGACGCGCTGTACGACGTCGACCGCCGGGTGTTGGCGACCATGCTCTCGACCACCCACGGTCCCGGCCTGGTCGGGGCCGCGCTCGGTCCGACGCCCTCGATCGAGCAGATCGAGACCGCGCTGCACCAGCCGCCCCCGGCATACACGGACGAGGAGACCACCAGGCGCCTGCGTCACGCCGTCACCCGTCGTCTGCTGTGCGACCCGGTGGTGTACTACGACGAGCTCCCCGAGGACGAGCGCAGCTATCTCGTCGGCCAGCGCGTCCAGCTGACCCGCCGACTGGCCGCCGCGACCGGGCTGGTGCCCGAGATGCGCGCGGAAGGCATCGCTCTGGTCGATCCTGAGGACCAGCTCACCGACGTACGGATGCCGGAGCAGGGCACCGACGGGCACGCCACCTTGCTGCTCGCCGAGCAGCTGGCCGCCTCCGGCCCGGCCGACGTCGCCACCCTGCGACGCCGAGTGAAACGACTGGCCGAGGAGAATGCGACCTACTGGCGCAGGACGACCCAGGAGCCCGGTGCGGAGACCACGATTGTCACCGGTGCGCTGGACCGGCTGGTGGGCCTGGGGCTGGTACGGGTCACCGGCGAGGGCGCCGAGGCCCTCGTCGAGCCGTTGCCGGCGCTGCGACGCTTCGCCGTGACCGCCCCGACCATCACGAACAGGAACCCCCGATGA